Proteins encoded together in one Phoenix dactylifera cultivar Barhee BC4 unplaced genomic scaffold, palm_55x_up_171113_PBpolish2nd_filt_p 001357F, whole genome shotgun sequence window:
- the LOC120108489 gene encoding protein DETOXIFICATION 49-like, giving the protein MCKAVTPDSPSPGQCDHHEEPHGLLAVPFVQKQQTTTSPSEDVPILKPKPPTELALGLVEAKSILSLAVPMALTSLLIYSRSMISMLFLGRLGSLPLAGGALAIGFANITGYSVLSGLAMGMEPICGQAFGAKKLPLLGLALQQTILLLLSVSIPLAFLWTNMRPLLLLCGQDPAISAAAQSYILFSLPDLFLQSFLHPLRVYLRSQSITLPLTYAAALAALLHLPINYFLVSVLRLGIPGVALASVWTNLNLLLLLLAYLYLTGIYKSTGGIIPSAESFRGWSSLLNLALPSCVSVCLEWWWYEIMILLCGLLLNPKSTVASMGILIQTTSLIYIFPSSLSFGVSTRVGNELGANRPDCARRAACVGLSSSFLLGLIALSFAVSVRHAWARMFTDDPSIAVITAAVLPILGMCELGNCPQTTGCGVLRGSARPRAAANINLSSFYAVGMPVAVGLAFWGGLDFKGLWLGLLAAQATCVVLMLAVIHRTDWDLQAERAQRLTGAARDAGILNGHLNEPDEKHLHQLKASAVDDEDEKANLVITITVDQSSKQT; this is encoded by the coding sequence ATGTGTAAGGCGGTGACCCCGGACTCTCCCTCCCCGGGCCAATGCGACCACCATGAAGAACCCCACGGTCTCCTCGCAGTCCCCTTCGTCCAGAAGCAGCAGACGACCACGAGCCCATCAGAGGATGTTCCGATACTCAAGCCGAAGCCGCCTACCGAGCTCGCTCTTGGCTTGGTGGAGGCCAAGTCTATATTAAGCTTGGCAGTCCCCATGGCTCTGACCAGTCTCCTCATCTACTCCCGCTCTATGATTTCCATGCTTTTCCTCGGGCGCCTCGGTAGCCTCCCACTCGCCGGGGGTGCCCTCGCCATCGGTTTTGCCAACATAACCGGCTACTCTGTCCTCTCCGGGTTGGCAATGGGCATGGAGCCAATTTGCGGCCAGGCGTTCGGTGCCAAGAAGCTCCCCCTCCTCGGTCTCGCCCTTCAGCAGACCATTCTCCTCCTCCTGTCGGTTTCCATCCCCCTTGCTTTCCTCTGGACCAACATGAGGccgctcctcctcctctgcgGCCAGGATCCCGCCATCTCCGCCGCCGCCCAGTCCTacattctcttctcccttcccgacCTCTTCCTTCAGTCTTTCCTCCACCCACTCCGCGTCTACCTCCGCTCCCAGTCCATCACCCTCCCCCTCACCTATGCCGCTGCCCTCGCCGCCCTGCTCCACCTCCCCATCAACTACTTCCTTGTCTCCGTCCTCCGCCTCGGCATCCCCGGCGTCGCCCTTGCCTCCGTCTGGACGAACCtcaacctcctcctcctcctccttgcctACCTCTACCTCACGGGGATTTACAAAAGCACCGGCGGAATAATTCCCTCCGCCGAGAGCTTCCGCGGCTGGTCCTCTCTTCTAAACCTCGCCCTTCCCAGCTGCGTCTCTGTCTGCCTGGAATGGTGGTGGTATGAGATCATGATCCTCCTCTGCGGCCTCCTCCTCAACCCCAAATCCACCGTCGCCTCCATGGGCATTTTGATACAGACCACATCgcttatctacattttcccttcCTCCCTTAGTTTTGGCGTCTCTACTCGCGTCGGCAACGAGCTCGGTGCCAACCGGCCTGACTGCGCGCGGCGCGCCGCCTGTGTCGGCCTCTCTTCCAGCTTCCTCCTCGGGCTTATTGCCCTCAGCTTTGCCGTCTCCGTCCGGCATGCATGGGCCCGGATGTTCACCGACGACCCATCCATCGCAGTGATCACCGCAGCGGTGCTTCCGATACTAGGAATGTGCGAGCTGGGAAACTGCCCGCAGACCACAGGCTGCGGAGTCCTGCGAGGAAGTGCACGGCCGCGGGCCGCGGCCAACATAAACCTCAGCTCTTTCTACGCCGTCGGGATGCCGGTAGCCGTCGGCCTCGCCTTCTGGGGAGGGCTCGACTTCAAAGGCCTGTGGCTCGGCCTCCTCGCCGCCCAGGCCACATGTGTCGTGCTCATGCTTGCTGTCATCCACCGCACCGACTGGGACCTGCAGGCCGAGCGGGCGCAGAGGCTGACCGGTGCAGCACGCGACGCCGGAATTCTCAACGGCCATTTAAACGAACCTGATGAGAAACATCTGCACCAGCTAAAAGCTAGCGCAGTGGACGATGAAGATGAGAAAGCCAATTTGGTGATTACAATAACAGTTGATCAATCTTCCAAACAAACTTGA